In a single window of the Litorilituus sediminis genome:
- a CDS encoding XrtA/PEP-CTERM system-associated ATPase, translating to MYESYYGFTERPFQLSPDPRFFFATSHHQRALSYLQYGLDQGEGFIVITGPIGTGKTTIARNLLANIADENIVAAQLVTTKLAPEELLELVAAEFKIPVEGNNKADILQSIENFLVTLHNQGKRALLLVDEAQNLPAETVEELRMLSNFQLDNKPLIQSFLLGQEELKDIISAPDMEQFRQRIIASAHLKPLNLEEVKDYINHRLSQANCNKETLFSDDAFKLIFEKTLGVPRKINIFVDRLLLFGFLEELETITINAINEVAEEMAVELTGSLNGQNLTNEQKAQPLVVNSSENVENIKNVLREVEEILETSIQQKVKMTRYIDKLLKQKNREYAELQSKEAEN from the coding sequence ATGTATGAAAGTTATTATGGCTTTACCGAACGCCCGTTTCAGCTAAGCCCAGATCCTAGGTTTTTCTTTGCAACGAGCCATCATCAACGAGCCTTATCTTACTTGCAATACGGCTTAGATCAAGGGGAGGGCTTTATTGTAATTACCGGCCCAATTGGTACAGGTAAAACCACTATTGCAAGAAATTTACTTGCCAATATCGCCGATGAAAATATCGTTGCCGCGCAACTTGTAACAACAAAACTTGCACCAGAAGAGCTACTAGAGCTAGTTGCCGCAGAGTTTAAAATTCCCGTTGAAGGCAACAATAAAGCCGATATTCTGCAAAGCATCGAAAACTTCTTAGTGACATTACATAACCAAGGCAAAAGGGCATTATTATTAGTTGATGAAGCACAAAACCTGCCTGCAGAAACCGTTGAAGAGCTACGTATGCTATCTAACTTTCAATTAGATAATAAGCCGCTTATACAAAGCTTTTTACTCGGACAAGAAGAGCTAAAAGACATCATATCAGCCCCTGATATGGAGCAGTTTCGCCAACGAATTATTGCCTCTGCACATTTAAAGCCCCTAAACCTTGAAGAAGTAAAAGATTATATAAATCATAGATTAAGCCAAGCAAATTGTAATAAAGAAACCTTGTTTTCTGATGATGCCTTCAAGCTGATTTTTGAAAAGACGCTTGGTGTTCCTCGTAAAATTAATATTTTTGTTGATCGCTTGCTGCTATTTGGCTTTCTTGAAGAGCTAGAAACAATAACCATTAATGCCATCAATGAAGTGGCGGAAGAAATGGCGGTAGAGTTAACCGGCTCATTAAATGGACAAAACCTAACCAATGAGCAAAAAGCTCAACCTTTAGTGGTTAACTCCAGTGAAAACGTTGAGAATATAAAAAATGTTTTACGTGAAGTAGAAGAAATTTTAGAAACCTCGATTCAACAAAAAGTCAAAATGACGCGATATATAGATAAGCTATTGAAGCAAAAAAATCGCGAATATGCTGAGTTGCAAAGTAAAGAAGCAGAAAATTAA
- a CDS encoding TIGR03016 family PEP-CTERM system-associated outer membrane protein → MATMVMATVSRINKSIKIPTQYALVSLLTLSPATIAGEWTFDPNIGLTETYSNNVELVNTDKQSSLVSQAFIGLETEYLSKRLKMSFTGTETFAAYSHDSDLNDDFQEANLNFLWSMWDGGPEFIARSSITNISKDETSNSLADLVSGDTIQQKKHFAGFQYNLNNNAHQLNSSLVYNLIETEDNIGESEGYTALIESSNGQSARHVFWQVDGQYSYRENKDLDGENYTMEVKLGAITSYHVNPFVRYYNEDIKGNLAGTSPGTTPSWGPGLRFIPTRHFSFDLSYNYVDKEDTTSDDYVAASLDWKPSPRTSLYASYSKRFFGDSYEFNFNHKAKRLTNNITYDESIEVFDRNTYIAEELGLFWCPIPQGSSNISLTDCFAQNQPPADTNFSLVPLSSLTPVENNEFTLNKRLAWLSVLSLSRTDFTLNVSAREREALATGIIDEYFDISFDITRKLSPKSDISLITSYYDNTFDKENPQGPRQTDTYKVVEAVYNKKLAHSLTTFISLKFLDRESSRIDRTYTEARASINITKEF, encoded by the coding sequence ATGGCTACTATGGTTATGGCTACGGTAAGTCGCATCAATAAAAGCATAAAGATACCAACGCAATATGCATTGGTATCTCTACTCACGTTATCACCAGCGACCATAGCTGGAGAGTGGACTTTTGATCCCAATATTGGTTTAACCGAAACATACTCTAATAATGTTGAGTTGGTGAACACTGACAAGCAATCAAGTTTAGTCAGTCAGGCATTTATTGGCTTAGAAACCGAATACCTTTCTAAAAGGCTAAAAATGTCATTTACGGGCACTGAAACCTTCGCAGCTTATAGTCATGACAGCGATCTAAATGATGACTTTCAAGAAGCCAATTTAAATTTTTTATGGTCAATGTGGGACGGCGGCCCTGAATTTATTGCTCGCTCATCTATAACCAATATCAGTAAAGATGAAACCAGTAATAGTCTAGCTGATTTAGTTTCTGGTGATACCATCCAACAAAAAAAGCACTTTGCTGGCTTCCAATATAACCTTAACAACAACGCTCACCAATTAAATTCTTCGCTTGTCTATAACCTAATAGAAACCGAGGATAACATAGGTGAAAGTGAAGGCTACACGGCACTAATTGAAAGTAGCAATGGCCAAAGTGCACGCCATGTTTTTTGGCAAGTAGATGGTCAATACAGCTACAGGGAAAATAAAGATTTAGACGGTGAAAATTACACTATGGAGGTTAAGCTTGGTGCTATCACTTCATATCACGTTAACCCTTTTGTTCGCTATTACAATGAAGATATTAAAGGAAATTTAGCGGGTACTTCGCCTGGCACAACGCCATCCTGGGGTCCTGGGCTAAGATTTATTCCAACACGCCACTTTTCTTTCGATTTATCCTACAATTATGTCGATAAAGAAGACACCACAAGCGATGACTATGTCGCTGCGAGTTTAGACTGGAAACCTTCGCCAAGAACATCCCTGTACGCTAGTTATAGCAAGCGCTTTTTTGGTGACTCTTATGAATTTAATTTCAATCATAAAGCAAAGCGCTTAACCAATAACATTACTTACGATGAATCTATAGAAGTCTTTGACCGTAATACCTACATTGCAGAAGAGCTAGGCCTGTTTTGGTGTCCAATTCCACAGGGAAGTAGCAATATCAGCTTAACTGATTGCTTTGCCCAAAACCAACCACCTGCTGACACTAATTTCTCTTTAGTGCCTCTTTCAAGCTTAACGCCTGTAGAGAACAATGAGTTTACACTGAATAAACGCTTAGCCTGGTTGTCAGTGCTTTCATTATCACGCACCGATTTTACTCTTAATGTTTCTGCCAGAGAGCGAGAAGCATTGGCTACAGGCATTATTGACGAATACTTTGATATTAGCTTTGATATTACACGTAAACTAAGCCCTAAAAGTGATATTAGCTTAATTACCAGCTATTACGATAACACGTTTGATAAAGAGAACCCTCAAGGGCCAAGGCAAACAGATACCTACAAAGTCGTTGAAGCGGTTTATAACAAAAAATTAGCGCACTCTTTAACAACCTTTATCTCACTGAAATTTCTTGATCGCGAGTCTTCGCGCATAGACAGAACTTATACTGAAGCCAGAGCTTCAATCAATATTACAAAAGAATTTTAA
- a CDS encoding XrtA-associated tyrosine autokinase → MSTIEKALAKQKQVQQEQPKETQEANLVQPHKQAIVAETQPSKPKEKITLNGERLTERGFIYSPDSTHHIQEEFRHIKRKLLNNAFGLAAKTLNHGNLIMVTSSSPNEGKTYIAINLALSIALEQDKTVLLVDADVLRPSLHRELEFESKKGLLEYLLAEVPSISDIIYSTNIDNLKLIPAGKPHHLTNELLASERMAQLAKELAERYPDRIVIFDCPPILGVTETPVLSDLVGQAIVVVEESKTKTDDVKRAVSQLNEDMAIGLVMNKTIRSKKDVYGYYGYGYGKSHQ, encoded by the coding sequence ATGAGTACCATTGAGAAAGCCTTGGCGAAACAAAAGCAAGTTCAGCAAGAGCAGCCGAAAGAAACACAAGAAGCGAACTTAGTTCAGCCGCATAAACAAGCTATAGTCGCTGAAACTCAACCAAGTAAGCCAAAAGAGAAAATAACCCTTAATGGTGAAAGGTTGACTGAAAGGGGCTTTATTTATAGCCCAGATAGTACACACCATATTCAAGAAGAGTTCCGCCACATTAAGCGAAAACTACTTAACAATGCCTTTGGCTTAGCGGCTAAAACACTAAATCACGGCAACTTGATCATGGTAACCAGCTCAAGTCCTAACGAGGGCAAAACTTATATCGCGATAAATTTAGCGTTAAGTATTGCCTTAGAACAAGACAAAACCGTGTTATTAGTTGATGCTGACGTATTAAGACCAAGCTTACATCGTGAACTAGAGTTTGAAAGTAAAAAAGGGCTATTAGAGTACTTATTAGCTGAAGTACCGTCTATTTCCGATATTATCTACAGTACTAATATTGATAATTTAAAGCTCATTCCCGCTGGCAAACCGCATCATCTAACCAATGAGTTATTGGCAAGTGAGCGTATGGCACAACTGGCAAAAGAGCTGGCAGAGCGTTACCCAGATCGTATCGTTATATTTGACTGCCCACCAATTTTAGGTGTTACAGAAACACCGGTTTTATCAGATCTTGTCGGTCAAGCGATTGTTGTTGTGGAAGAGTCAAAAACTAAAACAGATGATGTAAAACGCGCAGTATCTCAATTAAATGAAGATATGGCTATTGGTCTGGTGATGAACAAGACAATTAGGTCGAAAAAGGATGTCTATGGCTACTATGGTTATGGCTACGGTAAGTCGCATCAATAA
- a CDS encoding XrtA system polysaccharide chain length determinant, producing MQEILEEIIDYLKGIWLKRRYIIISTWLICPIGWYFVATMPDVYESEARVYVDTQSLLRPLLRGLTVETDPNTQIRLMVKTLLSRPNLERISRMTDLDVQASTAEEYEKIIGKLKEDIEITSAGRENIYTLAIEDKDPEMAKNIVQSALTVFIENTLGETRSDSDSAQKFLNAQIKDYENRLTAAEARLTNFKQKYSGILPDQSGGYYNKLNSNKELLKSIELEILENKTRLESAKQQLAESISSTAKATGDNKIKTDNTIQTTYDSRIAELEAQLDMLKLRYTDRHPDVVEVTRSLEHLNKQRTAEIEKFLAQGSDNSNNLNQFNANPVLQEVQIQVNQLENLIASLNVRADDYRQRVIELESKIHTLPEIEAELVALNRGYEITKNKYEELLSRKETAQLAQQADETTDKIQFRVIDPPRAATKPSGPARYVLFALVTVVGAGVGIALSLLMSQLSPVATSTSQLSKITGVPIFGVISANENLGLQKWHRKKTLLFIGSNILLLCVLMLFVSYFLFPDLIQAPLKRIF from the coding sequence ATGCAGGAAATACTTGAAGAGATAATTGATTATCTAAAAGGAATTTGGCTTAAACGTCGATATATCATTATATCTACTTGGCTTATATGCCCTATAGGCTGGTATTTTGTTGCAACTATGCCAGATGTATACGAATCAGAAGCACGAGTGTATGTAGATACGCAATCATTGCTTAGACCATTATTAAGAGGCTTAACGGTAGAAACCGATCCTAACACGCAAATACGATTAATGGTGAAAACCTTACTTAGTAGGCCAAACCTAGAGCGTATTTCTAGAATGACAGACCTTGATGTACAAGCGTCAACGGCTGAAGAATATGAAAAAATCATTGGGAAACTCAAAGAAGATATAGAAATCACCAGTGCAGGTAGAGAAAACATCTACACCTTAGCTATTGAAGATAAAGACCCTGAAATGGCAAAGAACATTGTGCAATCTGCCTTAACTGTTTTTATTGAAAATACCCTAGGTGAAACCCGTAGTGATTCTGATAGCGCGCAAAAATTCTTAAATGCGCAAATTAAAGATTACGAAAATCGCCTTACTGCAGCCGAAGCACGCCTAACAAACTTTAAACAAAAATATAGCGGAATTTTACCTGATCAATCAGGTGGTTATTACAATAAGTTAAACTCAAACAAAGAGTTACTTAAGTCAATCGAGCTTGAAATTCTTGAAAACAAAACCCGATTAGAATCAGCAAAGCAGCAATTAGCAGAGTCAATTTCTTCGACAGCAAAAGCGACTGGTGATAATAAAATTAAAACAGACAACACTATCCAGACCACTTACGATAGCCGTATTGCTGAGTTAGAGGCGCAACTGGATATGTTAAAACTTCGTTATACTGATAGACACCCTGATGTTGTCGAAGTAACCCGCAGTTTAGAGCACCTAAACAAGCAGCGTACCGCTGAAATAGAAAAGTTTTTAGCTCAAGGCAGTGATAACAGCAATAACTTAAATCAATTTAATGCCAACCCGGTATTACAAGAAGTGCAAATTCAAGTAAACCAGTTGGAAAACCTTATTGCTTCACTCAATGTTAGGGCAGACGATTATCGTCAACGCGTTATTGAACTAGAAAGTAAAATTCATACGTTACCAGAAATAGAAGCTGAGCTAGTCGCACTTAACAGGGGCTATGAAATAACCAAAAATAAGTACGAAGAATTACTATCAAGAAAAGAAACGGCTCAACTTGCACAACAAGCAGACGAAACTACAGATAAAATTCAATTTAGAGTGATAGATCCACCTAGAGCTGCCACTAAACCTTCAGGACCTGCGCGCTATGTATTATTTGCGCTAGTTACTGTAGTAGGTGCTGGTGTAGGTATTGCTTTATCATTACTAATGAGTCAATTAAGCCCTGTTGCTACTTCTACCAGTCAACTATCAAAAATTACAGGGGTACCAATATTTGGCGTTATCTCAGCCAATGAAAACTTAGGTCTACAAAAATGGCATAGAAAGAAAACCTTATTATTTATCGGCTCAAATATCTTATTACTGTGTGTATTAATGCTATTTGTTAGCTACTTCTTATTTCCTGATTTGATTCAAGCACCACTAAAAAGGATTTTCTAA
- a CDS encoding XrtA/PEP-CTERM system exopolysaccharide export protein, producing the protein MDIRFTESLKVVILLVSAYFVSGCSSSSTLPTATLHPSNTANINAYKYLIGAGDVLNIFVWRNPEVSGSFKVRPDGMITTSLVEDIPVAGKTPTELARSIEEILATYLRDPVVTVTVDSFVGPFSEQVRVIGEAAEPQAINYTQHMTLLDVMIRVGGLTEFADGDDAVLIRIENGQQKQYEIMIDELLKDGNIAANVDMLPGDIIIIPEAWF; encoded by the coding sequence ATGGATATACGTTTTACCGAATCACTAAAAGTAGTGATTTTACTTGTTTCGGCTTACTTTGTTTCAGGATGCAGTTCAAGTAGCACTTTGCCCACAGCAACATTACACCCATCTAATACAGCCAATATAAATGCCTATAAATATCTTATTGGCGCTGGTGATGTCCTTAATATTTTTGTCTGGCGAAACCCAGAAGTATCAGGCTCATTTAAAGTAAGACCTGATGGTATGATCACAACATCATTAGTTGAAGATATTCCTGTAGCAGGAAAAACGCCAACAGAATTAGCTCGCTCTATTGAAGAAATATTAGCCACCTATTTACGTGACCCTGTAGTCACAGTAACTGTTGACAGCTTCGTTGGTCCATTTAGCGAACAAGTTCGCGTAATTGGCGAAGCGGCAGAGCCACAAGCAATCAATTATACACAACACATGACCTTACTTGATGTCATGATTCGGGTGGGCGGTCTAACCGAGTTTGCTGATGGCGATGACGCCGTACTTATTCGCATTGAAAATGGCCAGCAAAAACAATATGAAATCATGATTGATGAATTGCTAAAAGATGGCAATATCGCAGCGAATGTTGATATGTTGCCAGGTGACATCATCATCATTCCAGAAGCTTGGTTTTAA
- a CDS encoding TIGR03013 family XrtA/PEP-CTERM system glycosyltransferase: protein MSSSKFRDLSAGSKSLIIIEQILFAGALFLAVYVNSTLNIIDLQPMADSFLLLYAVIFALINQLSSLALGLYNSKLRENYRGIFRRVLLSVSVAFFSATIINPFFGSSVLPIEVLAIASLFSVLLVSSFRYFTFKVDFFGLSKSRVLVIGSGERAAIIERRMRRDVDRQDFSIHGFVVMTGDSPDGIKEETRIHLDSSLVDYALAHDIDEIVVANDERRNNLPVDELFACKIRGIEITEILDFIERETGQIAVNLIYPSWVIYSNGFASNNHLRNTLDWFFNAIMALFLLLLTWPIMLIAVICIKFTEGLDAPVFYKQERVGLDGESFNIVKFRSMRLDAEKHGAQMASENDNRITKVGHYLRKYRIDELPQIYNVLRGDMGFVGPRPERPQFVQQLVKNLPYYNERHNVKPGLTGWAQLKYPYGATEADSLEKLKFDLYYIKHRGFLLDLLILIRTVEIVLFGKGR, encoded by the coding sequence ATGTCTAGTTCAAAGTTTCGAGATTTATCTGCAGGGAGTAAGTCTTTAATAATCATTGAGCAAATTTTATTTGCTGGTGCTTTATTTCTAGCTGTTTATGTTAATAGTACTTTGAATATTATTGACTTGCAGCCAATGGCAGATAGCTTTTTGCTACTATATGCCGTTATATTTGCCTTAATTAATCAATTGAGCTCTCTCGCGTTAGGTTTATATAACTCGAAATTAAGAGAGAATTATCGTGGCATTTTTCGCCGTGTATTACTTAGTGTTTCGGTAGCTTTTTTTAGCGCCACGATTATTAATCCATTTTTTGGCTCATCCGTTCTACCCATTGAAGTGCTAGCAATAGCTTCATTATTTAGTGTTTTGCTGGTAAGTAGCTTTCGTTATTTTACCTTTAAAGTCGACTTTTTTGGTTTAAGCAAAAGTCGTGTATTAGTTATTGGCTCTGGTGAACGAGCGGCGATTATTGAACGAAGAATGCGCCGTGATGTTGATAGACAAGACTTTTCAATTCATGGCTTTGTTGTTATGACGGGGGATTCGCCTGATGGTATTAAAGAAGAAACCCGTATTCATTTAGACTCCTCACTGGTTGACTACGCGCTTGCTCATGATATTGATGAAATTGTCGTTGCTAATGACGAAAGGCGTAATAACTTGCCAGTTGATGAGCTGTTTGCTTGTAAAATTCGCGGTATAGAAATTACAGAAATATTAGATTTTATTGAGCGAGAAACTGGGCAAATAGCGGTTAATCTTATTTATCCTAGTTGGGTTATTTATTCTAATGGTTTTGCTTCAAACAACCATTTACGTAACACCTTAGATTGGTTTTTTAATGCGATCATGGCTTTGTTCCTGTTGCTTCTTACTTGGCCAATTATGCTGATAGCCGTTATCTGTATTAAATTTACTGAAGGATTAGATGCACCAGTTTTTTATAAACAAGAGCGTGTTGGTTTAGATGGTGAGTCCTTCAATATTGTGAAATTTCGCAGTATGCGTCTTGATGCCGAGAAACACGGCGCGCAAATGGCCAGTGAAAATGATAATCGTATTACCAAGGTTGGCCATTATTTAAGAAAGTATCGTATTGATGAATTACCGCAAATTTACAATGTATTGCGTGGTGATATGGGCTTTGTTGGCCCTAGACCTGAGCGTCCGCAGTTTGTACAACAGTTAGTAAAAAACTTGCCTTACTATAATGAGCGTCACAATGTTAAGCCAGGCTTAACAGGTTGGGCTCAATTAAAATATCCTTATGGGGCAACGGAAGCTGACTCGTTAGAAAAGTTAAAGTTTGACTTATATTATATTAAGCATCGTGGCTTCTTATTGGACTTGCTTATTTTGATTAGAACAGTAGAAATTGTTTTATTCGGAAAAGGGCGTTAA
- a CDS encoding XrtA system polysaccharide deacetylase has translation MAPVVNKPNTQVMTVDVEDYFHVSAFEDNISRNQWSALELRVERNTYRLLELFEQHDAKCTFFTLGWVAERCPQLIADIVKQGHELASHGYAHQRASQMTIEQFQSDVAKSKQLLEDAAGQAIIGYRAPSFSFNDSNTWVYQVLVDLGFEYSSSTYPIEHDLYGVPQWPRFMHQRDEGIVEIPIPTIRHNDKNTGIGGGGYFRLYPYWLSKKRIEHFLQAEAQPYSFYFHPWEIDPKQPRVVGASFKSKLRHYLNLSRMEDKVVCLLKDYKWDTMKSVYLKK, from the coding sequence ATGGCACCAGTAGTTAATAAGCCAAATACTCAAGTAATGACGGTTGATGTAGAAGATTATTTTCATGTTTCTGCATTTGAAGACAATATTTCTCGCAATCAATGGTCAGCTCTAGAGCTTAGGGTCGAGCGTAATACCTATCGCCTATTAGAGTTATTTGAGCAGCATGATGCAAAATGTACCTTTTTTACTTTAGGTTGGGTTGCTGAACGTTGTCCGCAGTTAATTGCCGATATTGTTAAGCAAGGTCATGAGCTTGCAAGTCATGGTTATGCTCACCAAAGAGCAAGTCAGATGACTATAGAGCAATTTCAATCTGATGTTGCTAAAAGTAAACAGCTTTTAGAAGATGCAGCTGGGCAGGCAATTATAGGCTACAGAGCCCCTAGTTTTTCTTTTAACGATAGCAATACTTGGGTTTATCAAGTGCTAGTTGACTTGGGCTTTGAATATAGCTCGAGTACTTACCCGATAGAACATGATCTTTATGGTGTGCCGCAATGGCCTCGCTTTATGCACCAAAGAGATGAAGGTATTGTTGAGATTCCAATACCAACGATTCGTCATAATGATAAAAATACCGGCATTGGTGGCGGCGGATATTTTCGTTTGTACCCATATTGGCTATCAAAAAAGCGAATAGAGCACTTTTTACAGGCAGAAGCACAGCCGTATAGTTTTTACTTTCATCCATGGGAAATTGACCCTAAGCAGCCTAGAGTAGTGGGTGCTTCATTTAAGTCCAAATTGCGTCACTACTTAAATCTATCTCGTATGGAAGATAAAGTGGTGTGCTTATTAAAGGACTATAAGTGGGATACCATGAAAAGTGTCTACTTAAAAAAATAA
- a CDS encoding FemAB family XrtA/PEP-CTERM system-associated protein, with amino-acid sequence MNNNCQIEQLNSSENTLWDTYVKAHPQGSFFHLSGWSKVIHKSFAHNCYYLLAKNAGTVCGVLPLVEVKSKLFGHALVSTPFCVYGGAIADSDEIVRQLESHACQLAEKLSVDYLELRYKDKQDGSTLLLKQAHSTFGCIIPEEESEILANIRKKQRAVVRHSLKNGLSHSIKTGSSDLTDFYQLLSTSYRNLGTPIFPQHYFENLTEEFSEQLDIAVIYDDQGAPSNAVMNFYFNDQVLPYYGGGNDAARQLKSADYMYYQVMCHGREKGCRWFDFGRSKNDSGPFKYKKNWGMEPESLHYYYHLVNAEALPNLSPNNPKYKYFIRMWQKLPLKLSQFIGPFLAKYLG; translated from the coding sequence TTGAATAATAACTGTCAAATAGAACAATTAAACTCATCAGAAAATACCCTGTGGGATACTTATGTAAAAGCGCACCCACAAGGTAGCTTTTTTCATTTGAGTGGCTGGAGTAAGGTAATTCACAAGAGTTTTGCTCATAATTGCTACTACTTGCTGGCAAAAAATGCTGGTACAGTTTGCGGCGTGTTACCTTTGGTTGAGGTAAAGAGTAAGTTATTTGGTCACGCTTTAGTTTCTACTCCTTTTTGTGTTTATGGCGGTGCAATTGCTGACTCTGATGAAATTGTTAGGCAATTAGAAAGCCATGCTTGCCAGTTGGCGGAAAAGCTGAGTGTTGATTACTTAGAGCTCAGGTATAAAGATAAGCAAGATGGCTCTACCTTATTGCTAAAACAAGCACATAGTACCTTTGGCTGTATCATTCCAGAAGAAGAATCAGAAATACTCGCTAATATAAGAAAAAAGCAAAGAGCTGTAGTAAGGCATTCATTGAAAAATGGCTTATCCCATTCAATTAAAACGGGGAGCAGTGATTTAACTGATTTTTATCAGTTACTGTCTACTAGCTACCGTAACTTAGGCACACCTATTTTTCCTCAGCATTATTTTGAAAATCTCACTGAAGAGTTCTCAGAGCAGTTAGATATTGCCGTAATTTATGATGATCAAGGTGCGCCATCTAATGCGGTGATGAACTTTTATTTTAATGATCAGGTTTTACCATATTACGGTGGTGGCAATGATGCTGCACGGCAATTAAAAAGCGCCGATTACATGTACTATCAAGTGATGTGTCATGGACGCGAAAAAGGCTGTCGTTGGTTTGATTTTGGCCGCAGTAAAAATGATAGCGGCCCATTTAAATACAAGAAAAACTGGGGTATGGAGCCTGAGTCATTACATTATTACTATCACTTAGTAAATGCTGAGGCTCTGCCAAATTTAAGCCCTAACAACCCCAAATATAAATATTTTATTCGCATGTGGCAGAAGTTACCGTTAAAACTGAGTCAGTTTATTGGTCCATTTCTAGCGAAGTATCTAGGTTAA